In one Thermodesulfobium acidiphilum genomic region, the following are encoded:
- a CDS encoding EAL domain-containing protein, translating to MIDDSFLNNFINSKIFGICIHQEGGKIVFVNDKFSQIVGYDTKDLVKMNFSDFFAEDREYMNEFSKKSLSNNYFYEEIEYRYYKCKNGLVPVQTSTYQILYKEKLSYLVIVLDRTREKSIEKLFYTLKQINQLIIREENEDVLLKTICEILVNDVGFTLASIGFIDEESKRFKPKFIESKSKDQKLAFENLNMGIDPDAPYGKGSIAKAYYTKKVVVLSDVMNSKTLSYWHEYYKEFNTYSICSVPILKDNKVKYLFMIYDSMKLSSSKEVVELLEEVKNDISFALERIEYQNNLILLQKASEKTHECFLVMDESGHIQFANEALLKITGFSKDELIGNDIRVFQSKYDGTDFFDNMFKILKKGSIFHSNLVGKRKDESLFYLDIIIFSVTMSDKKQKYVLLGKDISGNYFDNLTGFLNRISFYSEVDSFIKKSLPEKPILAVIKINPLNFTIINQAFGFDNGNMILIQIAQRLRSFFGPDAIIAKFESDKFAVFVKNKKSEEDILNLSYELLDVLIKSYFVDNNQLISVSFNIGITIYPKDGDSADQLVNKALTALLDARQKGENCIGFFRNDLSLRAKEMLIFRSGLEDAISKKEFVLYCQPYVDKNFNIVGAEGLLRWKKKNEVILPMKFIPYLENTNMIVYVEEYILDIALQIISRLVLKGVKVPLSVNFSYKTLKRENIIDILYMKIGKFNIDPNLLRIEIIERIFLEDLEYTKDLIEKLLNIDIHFMLDDFGTGFSSLSYISKLNISYIKIDISFVRNILDECTKKVVEAIIFLAKKLNIKTIAEGVETIEQFEILRNIGCDYFQGFLFSKPLPQADFEDFIITNNKILPIDKTNF from the coding sequence ATGATAGATGATAGCTTTTTGAATAATTTTATTAATTCAAAAATATTTGGTATATGTATTCATCAAGAAGGTGGAAAAATAGTTTTTGTTAACGATAAATTTTCTCAAATAGTAGGGTATGATACAAAAGATCTTGTTAAAATGAACTTTTCAGACTTTTTTGCTGAAGATAGGGAGTATATGAATGAATTTTCAAAGAAAAGTTTAAGCAATAATTATTTTTACGAAGAGATTGAATATCGTTATTATAAGTGTAAAAATGGCTTAGTTCCAGTACAAACATCTACATATCAAATTCTTTATAAAGAAAAGCTTTCTTATCTTGTGATAGTTCTAGATAGAACAAGAGAAAAGTCAATCGAAAAGCTTTTTTATACACTAAAACAAATTAACCAACTAATTATAAGGGAAGAGAATGAAGATGTTTTGTTGAAGACCATATGTGAAATTCTTGTAAACGATGTAGGGTTTACTCTTGCAAGCATTGGGTTTATTGATGAGGAAAGCAAGAGATTTAAACCTAAGTTTATAGAATCAAAGTCAAAGGATCAAAAGTTAGCTTTTGAAAACTTAAATATGGGTATTGATCCAGATGCACCATATGGTAAGGGGTCAATAGCAAAAGCATATTATACTAAGAAAGTTGTTGTTTTATCTGACGTAATGAATAGCAAAACTCTGAGCTATTGGCATGAATATTACAAGGAATTCAATACGTACTCAATTTGTTCTGTACCCATACTGAAAGATAATAAAGTTAAATACTTATTTATGATTTATGATTCTATGAAATTATCTAGCTCGAAAGAGGTTGTAGAACTTTTAGAAGAGGTAAAAAATGACATCTCTTTTGCTTTAGAAAGGATAGAATATCAGAATAACTTAATTTTGCTTCAGAAAGCCAGCGAAAAAACACATGAATGTTTTCTTGTTATGGATGAAAGTGGGCATATTCAGTTTGCAAATGAGGCACTATTAAAAATTACAGGTTTTTCTAAGGATGAACTTATTGGCAATGATATAAGAGTATTTCAGTCAAAGTATGATGGAACTGATTTTTTTGATAATATGTTTAAAATTTTAAAAAAGGGTTCTATCTTTCACTCTAATTTGGTAGGTAAAAGGAAAGACGAGTCTTTGTTTTATCTTGATATAATAATTTTTTCTGTAACGATGAGTGATAAGAAGCAAAAATATGTATTGTTAGGAAAAGATATTTCAGGAAATTATTTTGACAATTTGACAGGTTTTTTAAACAGAATTTCATTTTATTCTGAAGTTGATTCGTTTATAAAAAAATCCTTACCTGAAAAGCCAATTTTAGCTGTTATAAAAATAAATCCATTAAATTTTACAATTATTAACCAGGCCTTTGGGTTTGATAATGGCAACATGATATTAATCCAAATTGCACAGAGATTGAGATCTTTTTTTGGACCTGATGCTATAATAGCCAAGTTTGAATCTGATAAATTTGCAGTTTTTGTAAAAAATAAAAAATCTGAAGAGGATATTTTAAATCTCTCTTATGAACTATTAGATGTTCTTATAAAAAGTTATTTTGTGGATAACAATCAGTTAATTTCAGTATCCTTTAATATTGGAATAACCATCTACCCCAAAGATGGTGATAGTGCAGATCAATTAGTTAATAAAGCTTTAACAGCACTTTTAGATGCAAGACAAAAAGGCGAAAATTGTATTGGCTTTTTTAGAAACGATCTTAGTTTAAGAGCCAAAGAAATGCTTATTTTTAGGAGCGGCCTTGAAGATGCTATCTCAAAAAAAGAATTTGTATTGTATTGTCAACCCTATGTAGACAAAAATTTTAACATTGTAGGAGCAGAAGGCCTGCTTCGATGGAAGAAAAAGAATGAAGTAATTCTTCCTATGAAATTTATTCCTTATCTTGAAAACACTAACATGATAGTTTATGTAGAAGAATACATTCTTGATATAGCTTTGCAGATTATTTCGAGGCTTGTTTTAAAGGGAGTTAAAGTTCCACTTTCTGTAAATTTTTCTTATAAAACTTTAAAAAGAGAAAATATTATTGATATTTTGTATATGAAGATTGGAAAATTTAATATAGATCCAAATTTATTGAGAATTGAGATTATTGAAAGAATTTTTTTGGAAGATTTAGAGTATACAAAGGATTTAATAGAAAAGTTGTTAAACATCGATATCCATTTTATGCTGGATGATTTTGGTACAGGGTTCTCTTCTCTTTCATACATTTCGAAGTTAAATATAAGTTATATTAAAATTGATATATCTTTTGTAAGAAATATTCTTGACGAATGTACGAAAAAAGTTGTAGAAGCAATAATCTTTCTTGCTAAAAAATTAAACATAAAAACAATAGCTGAGGGTGTAGAGACCATAGAACAATTTGAAATACTAAGAAATATTGGGTGTGACTATTTTCAAGGATTTTTATTTTCAAAACCACTTCCCCAGGCTGATTTTGAGGATTTTATAATAACTAATAATAAAATTTTGCCTATTGACAAGACTAATTTTTAG
- a CDS encoding YgaP family membrane protein, which translates to MKQNEGTIDRIIRFILGLVLIYLGFLMQFNTVGIISTIIGIVLLFTAVTGYCALYSILKISTK; encoded by the coding sequence ATGAAACAAAATGAAGGCACAATAGACAGAATCATAAGATTTATTTTAGGACTTGTTCTTATTTATTTAGGTTTTTTAATGCAATTCAATACAGTTGGTATTATTTCAACTATTATTGGAATCGTTCTCCTCTTTACAGCAGTCACAGGATATTGCGCACTTTACAGCATTTTAAAAATTTCTACAAAATGA
- the ahcY gene encoding adenosylhomocysteinase → MNYQIKDIGLADEGAKKVEWSYREMPVLAILRKKYKDIKPFSGKKIAACLHVTTETANLITTFRDAGAQIYLCASNPLSTSDEVAAYLAREGIFVFAQRGEDSKSYWNNIRTCIESEPDLTIDDGADLTVTLHKEYPRLADKVVGGCEETTTGVHRIEALHKEKLLKFPFIAVNNAMTKHFFDNRYGTGQSTLDGIIRATNILFAGKRVVVAGYGWCGKGVSMRAKGMGARVIVTEVEPVRALEAIMDGFDVMPMDEAAKIGDIFITVTGNCNVIRFDHILKMKDGAILANSGHFNVEIEVDKMEEQKVSKRRIRHELDEYTLKDGKRVFLIGEGRLVNLAAAEGHPSSVMDMSFANQFLSALYLLNNKIEIGVYPVPIEIDREIARLKIESMGTSIDSLSDEQKKYMKSW, encoded by the coding sequence ATGAACTATCAAATTAAAGACATTGGCTTAGCAGATGAAGGTGCAAAAAAGGTTGAATGGTCATATCGTGAGATGCCAGTTCTCGCTATTCTTAGAAAAAAATATAAAGATATAAAACCCTTTAGCGGGAAAAAAATTGCTGCGTGTTTACACGTAACTACCGAAACTGCAAATTTAATAACAACTTTTAGAGATGCAGGTGCACAAATATATCTGTGTGCATCAAATCCTCTCAGCACTAGCGATGAGGTGGCAGCATACCTTGCAAGAGAAGGAATTTTTGTTTTTGCACAACGAGGGGAAGATTCTAAAAGTTACTGGAATAATATTAGAACATGTATTGAGTCTGAGCCAGATCTAACAATTGATGATGGAGCTGATTTAACTGTTACCCTGCATAAAGAGTATCCGAGGCTTGCAGATAAGGTAGTTGGAGGTTGCGAAGAAACTACCACAGGCGTTCATAGAATTGAAGCTCTTCATAAAGAAAAATTGTTAAAATTTCCTTTTATAGCTGTGAATAACGCAATGACGAAACACTTTTTTGACAACAGATATGGAACGGGTCAAAGTACTCTGGATGGTATTATTAGGGCTACCAACATCTTATTTGCCGGAAAAAGAGTAGTGGTTGCAGGTTACGGCTGGTGTGGAAAAGGCGTGAGCATGAGGGCTAAAGGAATGGGTGCAAGGGTAATAGTAACCGAAGTTGAACCTGTAAGGGCTCTTGAGGCAATAATGGATGGTTTTGATGTTATGCCAATGGATGAGGCTGCAAAAATAGGAGATATATTCATTACTGTTACAGGTAATTGCAACGTTATTAGATTTGATCATATCTTAAAGATGAAAGATGGGGCAATATTGGCGAATTCAGGTCACTTTAATGTTGAAATTGAAGTAGATAAAATGGAAGAACAAAAAGTTTCAAAGAGAAGAATCAGACATGAACTGGATGAGTATACTTTAAAAGACGGGAAAAGAGTATTTTTGATTGGAGAAGGCAGGCTTGTAAATCTTGCAGCTGCTGAAGGGCATCCCTCAAGTGTAATGGATATGAGCTTTGCAAATCAATTTTTGAGTGCACTTTATTTATTGAACAACAAAATAGAAATAGGAGTTTATCCTGTGCCAATAGAAATTGACAGGGAAATAGCCAGATTAAAGATTGAATCAATGGGTACAAGCATCGACTCCTTAAGTGACGAGCAAAAAAAGTATATGAAATCCTGGTAA
- the ileS gene encoding isoleucine--tRNA ligase, with protein MVEYKKTLKLPKTNFPMQARLTQREPELLKKWQKENVFEKAIKLRADNEFFLLHDGPPYANGDIHLGTAFNKILKDMINKYYMIKGKYTPYVPGWDCHGLPIEFQALKTLGKNKKEFTVTDIRKMCQEHALKFIDRQRKQFIRLGVFGYWDKPYITMDPKYEAMQIRIFWEMYKKGYIYKGLKPVFWCPSCETALAEAEVEYYDTISPSIFVKFPVFDGRGVLERGDMILIWTTTPWTLISNKGLAVKPDSLYDLIQFQNERILVAKERLKALEGILSTYKVIKTVRGEDLEGIIASNPLFPEKKSIVVTAVFVSMEDGSGIVHVAPGHGPEDYIVGVQKNLEVESLLNDQGVFTKEAQRFEGLFVHDASKAVIEDLERNGLLLFKSEVEHSYPHCWRCKGKLIYRATEQWFASVDAFREEALRATREVRWIPESGLERMSAMISNRADWCISRQRSWGLPIPAFYCEECNVTIVNDETINKVCDMFSKEGSDSWFKKDASQILGDYKCPSCGGKYFRKETDIMDVWFDSGSSHACVLKQREELRWPADMYLEGTDQHRGWFQSSLLTSTAVFGKAPYRSVLTHGFIVDEEGYKMSKSRGNVIAPLEVIEKSGADILRIWVASSDYTGDVAISGRILEQQSDTYRKLRNTIRYMLSLLNDFNPKDSMPPDRWLILDRYIYSEFNDLIQEIDQYFYNYQFYKMLYKVKSFMTIDLSAFYLDVLKDRLYAGFDSERKSAQTVIYRMLKDLLIILCPIISFTSEEAWEYLREIDNTLPESVFFASYPDVLKNLEGVERPVDFDVLLEIRDETKKVLEEARKDKLIGSSLEAHVNIFPKNEKLKDTLLKYKDILPEILIVSQVTIDKMSNSKFSFENDDFGIEVFHAKGEKCERCWQYQESVATSELKICDRCRRVLDELSN; from the coding sequence ATGGTTGAATACAAAAAAACTTTAAAACTACCAAAAACTAATTTTCCAATGCAGGCTAGACTTACACAAAGGGAACCCGAGCTTTTAAAAAAATGGCAAAAGGAAAACGTTTTTGAAAAAGCTATAAAATTAAGGGCTGATAATGAATTCTTTTTACTCCATGATGGTCCTCCATATGCAAATGGAGATATTCACCTAGGCACTGCCTTTAATAAAATTTTGAAGGATATGATAAACAAGTATTATATGATCAAAGGGAAATACACTCCGTATGTACCTGGATGGGATTGCCATGGCCTCCCTATAGAATTTCAGGCCTTAAAGACACTAGGTAAAAATAAAAAAGAGTTTACTGTAACAGACATTAGAAAGATGTGTCAAGAACATGCTTTGAAGTTTATTGATAGACAGAGAAAACAGTTTATCAGACTTGGAGTATTTGGATACTGGGATAAACCCTATATTACAATGGATCCAAAATATGAGGCAATGCAAATTAGGATATTTTGGGAAATGTATAAAAAGGGATATATTTACAAGGGTCTAAAACCAGTTTTTTGGTGTCCATCCTGTGAAACTGCTTTAGCTGAAGCTGAAGTGGAGTATTACGATACTATTTCTCCATCAATTTTTGTAAAATTTCCTGTATTTGATGGCAGAGGTGTATTGGAAAGAGGCGACATGATACTTATTTGGACAACTACTCCCTGGACGTTAATTTCAAACAAGGGACTTGCTGTAAAACCAGATTCGCTTTATGACTTGATTCAGTTCCAGAATGAACGTATTCTTGTTGCAAAAGAAAGGTTGAAAGCACTTGAAGGGATCTTGAGCACTTATAAAGTTATAAAAACTGTTAGAGGAGAAGATTTAGAGGGAATAATAGCATCTAATCCACTCTTTCCTGAAAAGAAATCAATTGTTGTAACCGCGGTGTTTGTAAGTATGGAAGATGGTTCTGGAATTGTTCATGTGGCTCCAGGACACGGTCCAGAGGATTATATAGTAGGTGTTCAGAAAAATTTAGAGGTTGAATCTCTTTTAAACGATCAAGGCGTATTTACTAAGGAAGCTCAAAGATTTGAAGGTCTTTTTGTTCACGATGCAAGCAAGGCTGTAATCGAAGATCTAGAAAGGAATGGATTACTACTTTTTAAAAGCGAAGTTGAACACTCTTATCCTCACTGCTGGAGATGTAAAGGAAAACTTATATATAGAGCCACTGAACAGTGGTTTGCGTCAGTAGACGCATTCAGAGAAGAAGCACTAAGGGCTACGAGAGAGGTTAGATGGATTCCTGAAAGTGGTCTCGAGAGGATGAGCGCTATGATATCCAATAGAGCGGATTGGTGTATTTCAAGACAAAGATCCTGGGGTCTGCCTATTCCTGCTTTTTATTGTGAGGAGTGCAATGTAACTATAGTTAACGATGAAACAATAAACAAGGTCTGTGATATGTTTTCTAAAGAAGGCTCAGACTCCTGGTTTAAAAAAGACGCTTCTCAAATTTTAGGAGATTATAAATGTCCGTCATGTGGTGGAAAATATTTTAGAAAAGAAACTGATATTATGGATGTATGGTTTGATTCTGGTTCAAGCCATGCGTGTGTGTTAAAACAAAGAGAAGAGCTCAGATGGCCTGCTGACATGTATCTAGAAGGTACAGATCAACACAGGGGTTGGTTTCAATCATCTTTACTAACTTCTACAGCTGTTTTTGGAAAGGCACCATATAGGAGCGTTTTAACTCACGGCTTTATTGTTGATGAAGAAGGCTACAAGATGTCAAAATCAAGGGGGAACGTGATCGCACCTCTTGAGGTTATAGAAAAAAGTGGGGCTGATATTTTAAGAATTTGGGTAGCATCTTCTGACTATACGGGCGATGTAGCAATTTCAGGTAGAATATTGGAACAACAATCTGATACATATAGAAAATTAAGAAATACTATCAGGTATATGCTTAGTTTATTAAATGATTTTAACCCGAAAGATTCAATGCCTCCTGATAGATGGCTTATTCTTGACAGATATATTTATTCCGAATTTAACGACCTTATCCAGGAAATAGATCAATACTTCTATAATTACCAATTTTACAAAATGCTTTATAAAGTAAAGTCCTTTATGACCATAGATTTAAGTGCTTTTTATTTAGACGTTTTAAAGGATAGGCTTTATGCAGGGTTTGATAGTGAAAGAAAATCTGCTCAAACAGTTATTTATAGGATGTTAAAAGACCTTTTAATAATCCTTTGCCCAATAATATCGTTTACTTCTGAAGAAGCATGGGAATACTTAAGGGAGATTGATAACACACTTCCTGAAAGCGTTTTTTTTGCTTCGTATCCTGATGTGTTGAAAAATTTGGAGGGAGTTGAAAGGCCTGTGGATTTTGATGTTTTGCTTGAGATTAGAGATGAGACAAAAAAGGTTCTGGAAGAGGCAAGAAAGGATAAGCTAATAGGATCTTCATTAGAGGCACATGTAAATATTTTTCCAAAGAATGAAAAGTTAAAGGATACGTTGTTAAAGTATAAGGATATATTACCAGAGATATTAATAGTTTCTCAGGTTACTATTGATAAAATGTCTAATTCCAAATTTTCGTTTGAGAATGATGACTTTGGGATAGAAGTCTTTCATGCAAAGGGTGAAAAATGTGAAAGGTGCTGGCAATATCAGGAAAGTGTAGCAACTAGCGAACTAAAAATCTGTGATAGATGTAGGAGGGTTTTAGATGAACTATCAAATTAA
- the mtnA gene encoding S-methyl-5-thioribose-1-phosphate isomerase, which translates to MHRHIFESMKFKRDSLLLLDQTKLPFEEVWLELSNTDMIIEAIQNLRVRGAPAIGICGAFALYLSIFNDNKLLSDDALLKKEANRIKNCRPTAVNLSWGVDKVVDFVGKCINLNEIFDFIYSLYLQEIEINEKIAINGAKVLPKGNVLTHCNTGSLAAPGVGTALGVIRKMFQMRKLNLVYVSETRPLLQGARLTVFELERDAIPYTLIVDSASGMLMRNFMVDAVIVGADRIAANGDTANKIGTFMHALAANYYNVPFYVAAPMSTIDFSIATGEEIPIEERDGAEVVRCMNSLTNKENTITLNYAFDITPAKFIKAIITESGVYSPNEILTLLD; encoded by the coding sequence ATGCACAGACATATATTTGAATCAATGAAATTTAAAAGAGATTCTTTATTATTGCTCGATCAGACAAAACTGCCATTTGAGGAGGTATGGCTTGAATTATCTAATACAGATATGATAATTGAGGCCATACAAAACCTTAGGGTTAGAGGTGCGCCTGCTATTGGTATTTGTGGAGCTTTTGCTCTATATTTATCTATCTTTAACGATAATAAACTTCTAAGCGATGATGCATTACTCAAGAAGGAGGCTAATAGAATTAAAAATTGTCGCCCTACAGCAGTAAACCTTTCTTGGGGTGTAGATAAGGTGGTAGATTTTGTTGGTAAATGTATCAATTTAAATGAAATATTTGATTTTATATATTCTTTATATCTTCAGGAAATAGAAATAAATGAAAAAATTGCTATAAATGGAGCGAAAGTTTTACCGAAGGGGAACGTTTTAACTCACTGTAATACTGGTTCTCTTGCAGCTCCAGGTGTTGGGACTGCACTTGGGGTTATTAGGAAAATGTTTCAAATGAGAAAACTGAATTTGGTGTATGTTTCTGAAACTAGACCTCTTTTACAGGGAGCAAGACTTACAGTTTTTGAGCTAGAAAGAGACGCTATTCCATACACTTTAATTGTGGATTCAGCATCGGGAATGCTAATGAGAAATTTTATGGTTGATGCTGTTATAGTTGGAGCAGATAGAATTGCTGCAAATGGTGACACAGCTAATAAAATTGGCACATTTATGCATGCTTTAGCAGCTAATTATTATAATGTTCCTTTCTATGTAGCGGCGCCCATGAGTACTATTGACTTTTCTATAGCAACGGGAGAAGAGATTCCTATAGAAGAAAGAGATGGAGCTGAAGTTGTAAGATGTATGAATTCGCTTACAAACAAAGAGAATACTATTACTCTAAACTATGCTTTTGACATTACTCCTGCAAAGTTTATTAAGGCAATTATAACTGAAAGTGGCGTATACAGCCCAAATGAGATATTGACTTTGCTCGATTAA
- a CDS encoding class II aldolase/adducin family protein, whose protein sequence is MQPRFDLFVWSQIAYLRGLARAKGGNISLFKNNKIYIKPSGFSFFDVLPWKISIIDIDGTFKNNYKPSSEYPMHLEIYRKLPFVKAIFHTHSFYATLFALLRITIPVFTEEARIYLKEIPLIPFAQPGSSELGKKVVEHLSNDVKVGILENHGTIVVGKTLKECYYLSELLEESAKLAWHLKLFEK, encoded by the coding sequence ATGCAACCAAGATTTGATTTATTTGTTTGGTCTCAAATTGCTTATTTAAGAGGGCTTGCCAGGGCTAAAGGTGGTAATATAAGTCTTTTTAAAAATAATAAAATATACATAAAACCCTCTGGATTTTCATTTTTTGACGTTTTGCCATGGAAAATTAGCATAATAGATATTGATGGAACCTTTAAAAATAATTATAAGCCATCTTCCGAATATCCAATGCATCTTGAAATTTATAGAAAATTGCCTTTTGTTAAAGCAATTTTTCATACTCATTCATTTTATGCTACCCTTTTTGCACTCTTAAGAATCACTATTCCAGTATTTACTGAAGAAGCAAGGATTTATTTGAAAGAAATTCCACTGATACCATTTGCTCAACCTGGAAGTTCAGAATTAGGAAAAAAGGTTGTTGAACATCTATCAAATGATGTTAAAGTTGGAATACTTGAAAATCATGGGACAATTGTAGTTGGTAAAACTCTCAAAGAGTGTTATTATTTATCTGAGCTTTTAGAAGAAAGTGCAAAGTTGGCCTGGCATTTGAAACTATTCGAGAAATAA
- a CDS encoding purine-nucleoside phosphorylase encodes MKSYSFLNEFEFKANCEAASRYLRDFLPEKIEGIIELGSGFGKAFDKLKKDLIIKYDKIPFFPKASAPSHRSQLSLVHINSKPYIILEGRFHLYENYGVWEVIFPIVVLSRFKPNIAYLTNASGGINSSLKVGEVVIVKDHINFTGYNPLIGLADIYFGERFVDMSDAYNKKLRILAKSESVSVLGYEPKEVVYVGVLGPSFETPAELKAMRTMGADIVGMSTVMEVIALNALKIKTLCFSLISNIASPDHPLKTSAEEVIEVVSNNSDKLRDLIVNLAGKVDATKI; translated from the coding sequence ATGAAAAGCTATTCCTTTTTAAATGAATTTGAATTTAAGGCAAATTGTGAGGCTGCTTCAAGGTATTTGAGGGATTTTTTACCAGAGAAGATAGAAGGTATAATTGAGCTTGGTTCCGGTTTTGGAAAGGCGTTTGATAAATTAAAAAAGGATTTAATAATCAAATATGATAAAATTCCATTTTTCCCAAAAGCATCTGCTCCATCTCATCGTTCCCAATTAAGTCTGGTCCACATAAATTCGAAACCCTATATAATTTTGGAGGGTAGGTTTCATCTATATGAAAATTATGGCGTTTGGGAAGTAATATTTCCTATAGTAGTTCTTTCTAGATTTAAGCCAAATATAGCTTATCTAACTAATGCTTCTGGTGGGATTAATAGCAGTTTAAAAGTTGGAGAGGTAGTAATTGTAAAGGATCATATTAATTTTACAGGATATAATCCTTTGATTGGATTAGCAGATATATATTTTGGTGAAAGATTTGTAGATATGAGTGATGCTTATAACAAAAAATTGAGAATTCTGGCAAAATCTGAGTCTGTGAGCGTTTTAGGATATGAGCCAAAAGAAGTTGTGTATGTAGGCGTTTTAGGCCCTAGTTTTGAGACTCCTGCAGAACTAAAAGCTATGAGAACTATGGGTGCTGATATTGTTGGGATGTCAACAGTTATGGAAGTTATAGCTCTAAATGCTTTAAAAATAAAAACTCTTTGTTTTTCTTTAATATCGAACATTGCAAGCCCAGACCATCCATTAAAGACCTCTGCAGAAGAGGTTATAGAAGTGGTTTCGAATAATAGTGATAAGTTAAGAGATCTGATAGTTAATCTTGCTGGTAAAGTCGATGCAACCAAGATTTGA
- a CDS encoding DUF167 domain-containing protein, with translation MDYKVELRVTPNAKKEAVEIKDGIIYCKVSVPPEDGRANKRVIELISEFFDCKRKDVEIFSGKKSKNKILLIKSENILKKIKDGCNRKI, from the coding sequence ATGGATTATAAAGTTGAGCTTAGAGTTACTCCAAATGCAAAAAAGGAAGCTGTTGAAATAAAGGATGGGATAATTTATTGTAAGGTAAGTGTTCCGCCAGAAGACGGAAGAGCAAATAAAAGAGTTATAGAACTGATTTCAGAATTTTTTGATTGCAAAAGAAAAGATGTTGAAATATTTTCCGGAAAAAAGAGCAAAAATAAAATTTTACTAATAAAATCAGAAAATATTTTAAAAAAAATAAAGGATGGGTGCAATAGGAAGATATGA
- a CDS encoding DivIVA domain-containing protein, with protein sequence MTFKPNITPLDIQNKEFSKGLRGYKEEEVEKFLDDLSDVFSQMISEIERLEKENDYLRSRIQTAQKKTELEASTSDFLSLIQKKVEEAKLQVEKEVELRRIKSEEECRAMIQRTKEEHTKLFADIERIRQEKRRELKNLEEFISRLQTLVNREIQSMERESSTSQ encoded by the coding sequence GTGACTTTTAAACCTAATATTACTCCTTTAGATATCCAGAACAAAGAATTTAGTAAAGGATTAAGAGGTTATAAAGAAGAAGAAGTAGAAAAATTTTTAGATGATTTGTCAGATGTTTTTTCCCAGATGATTTCTGAAATTGAAAGGTTAGAGAAGGAGAATGATTATTTAAGATCCCGAATACAAACAGCTCAAAAGAAAACGGAACTTGAAGCCTCTACTAGTGATTTTCTATCTCTAATTCAAAAAAAGGTTGAAGAAGCAAAACTTCAAGTAGAGAAAGAAGTAGAACTAAGGAGGATAAAATCAGAAGAAGAGTGCAGAGCAATGATCCAGAGAACGAAAGAAGAGCATACAAAACTTTTTGCAGATATAGAAAGAATTAGACAAGAAAAGAGAAGGGAGCTGAAGAATCTTGAGGAGTTCATCTCAAGACTTCAAACTCTTGTAAATAGAGAAATTCAGAGTATGGAAAGGGAAAGTTCTACTTCTCAATAA
- the proC gene encoding pyrroline-5-carboxylate reductase, translating into MIKIGILGVGKVGEAFLKGLKPLHDEGKIFVAASHRRLERREELGRKYSLRVFSSNDELVQSSDIIIITLKPDQFRSLAESMKRKTLFKDKTVISVMAGITLNELYEKGGIERAFRVMPTLGVINQNGLMAMCASSLIQPQDWMDVESILSALGNVVRLEEDKFAAFTALGGSGPAYVALIMESLVDSGVTIGLSRSISKKIVEHLFQSLVGLVEIYEHPVHLKEAVMSPNGTTAQGLLYLESSGVKGSIIQAVIKAYQRAREME; encoded by the coding sequence ATGATAAAGATAGGCATTTTAGGTGTAGGAAAAGTTGGAGAAGCCTTTTTAAAAGGTCTTAAACCTTTACACGACGAAGGAAAAATTTTTGTTGCTGCAAGTCATAGAAGACTTGAGAGAAGAGAGGAGCTTGGAAGAAAGTATTCTCTTAGAGTATTTTCTTCCAACGACGAGCTTGTTCAATCTTCAGACATTATAATTATAACCTTAAAGCCTGATCAATTCAGATCGCTTGCAGAATCTATGAAAAGAAAGACATTGTTTAAAGATAAAACAGTTATTAGCGTTATGGCAGGTATAACTCTTAACGAACTTTATGAAAAAGGAGGTATAGAAAGAGCATTTAGAGTTATGCCAACACTAGGTGTAATTAATCAAAATGGCTTGATGGCAATGTGTGCTTCAAGTCTTATTCAACCTCAAGATTGGATGGATGTTGAGTCTATTTTGTCGGCTTTAGGTAATGTTGTAAGGCTGGAGGAGGACAAATTTGCAGCTTTCACGGCTCTTGGAGGTTCAGGCCCTGCTTATGTGGCTCTTATAATGGAATCTTTGGTTGATTCGGGAGTTACAATTGGGCTTTCAAGAAGTATTTCAAAAAAGATTGTTGAGCACTTGTTCCAATCGCTTGTTGGTTTAGTAGAAATATATGAACATCCAGTTCATCTAAAAGAAGCTGTTATGTCGCCAAATGGTACTACAGCTCAGGGATTATTGTATTTAGAGTCCAGTGGCGTAAAGGGTAGTATAATTCAGGCTGTTATAAAAGCATATCAGAGAGCGAGGGAAATGGAGTGA